In a single window of the Acipenser ruthenus chromosome 20, fAciRut3.2 maternal haplotype, whole genome shotgun sequence genome:
- the LOC117425625 gene encoding tubulin beta-3 chain, producing MREIVHIQAGQCGNQIGAKFWEVISDEHGIDPTGNYVGDSDLQLERISVYYNEASSHKYVPRAILVDLEPGTMDSVRSGAFGHLFRPDNFIFGQSGAGNNWAKGHYTEGAELVDSVLDVVRKECENCDCLQGFQLTHSLGGGTGSGMGTLLISKVREEYPDRIMNTFSVVPSPKVSDTVVEPYNATLSIHQLVENTDETYCIDNEALYDICFRTLKLATPTYGDLNHLVSATMSGVTTSLRFPGQLNADLRKLAVNMVPFPRLHFFMPGFAPLTARGSQQYRALTVPELTQQMFDAKNMMAACDPRHGRYLTVATVFRGRMSMKEVDEQMLAIQNKNSSYFVEWIPNNVKVAVCDIPPRGLKMSSTFIGNSTAIQELFKRISEQFTAMFRRKAFLHWYTGEGMDEMEFTEAESNMNDLVSEYQQYQDATAEEEGEMYEDDDEESEAQK from the exons TTCTGGGAGGTGATCAGCGATGAACACGGAATCGACCCCACTGGAAACTACGTTGGAGACTCGGACCTTCAGCTGGAGAGAATCAGTGTCTATTACAATGAGGCCTCAT CTCACAAATATGTACCCAGAGCTATCCTGGTTGATCTGGAGCCGGGAACCATGGACAGTGTCCGCTCAGGGGCCTTCGGTCACCTTTTCAGACCAGACAACTTCATCTTCG GCCAAAGTGGAGCAGGAAACAATTGGGCCAAGGGCCACTACACAGAAGGCGCTGAGCTGGTGGACTCTGTCTTGGATGTGGTGAGGAAGGAGTGTGAGAACTGTGACTGCCTACAAGGCTTCCAGCTCACCCACTCTCTGGGAGGGGGAACTGGCTCTGGGATGGGCACCCTCCTGATCAGCAAAGTGCGCGAGGAGTACCCTGACCGCATCATGAACACTTTCAGCGTAGTGCCTTCCCCCAAGGTGTCAGACACGGTGGTGGAGCCATACAACGCCACCCTGTCCATCCACCAGCTCGTAGAGAACACAGACGAGACCTACTGCATTGACAATGAAGCCCTCTACGACATCTGCTTTAGGACCCTCAAGTTGGCCACCCCCACGTACGGAGACTTAAACCACCTGGTGTCTGCCACCATGAGCGGTGTGACCACTTCCCTGAGGTTCCCCGGACAGTTGAACGCCGATCTCCGCAAGCTGGCGGTCAACATGGTACCCTTCCCTCGTCTGCATTTCTTCATGCCCGGCTTTGCTCCCCTGACCGCCCGTGGAAGCCAGCAGTACCGTGCCCTCACTGTGCCAGAGCTCACCCAGCAGATGTTTGATGCCAAAAATATGATGGCAGCCTGCGACCCACGCCACGGCCGCTACTTAACAGTAGCTACTGTCTTCCGTGGCCGCATGTCCATGAAGGAGGTGGATGAGCAGATGCTGGCTATCCAGAACAAGAACAGCAGCTACTTTGTGGAATGGATCCCCAACAATGTCAAGGTGGCCGTCTGCGACATCCCACCAAGAGGGCTCAAGATGTCTTCCACTTTTATCGGCAACAGCACGGCCATCCAGGAGCTGTTCAAGCGTATCTCCGAGCAGTTCACAGCTATGTTCAGGCGCAAGGCTTTCCTGCATTGGTACACCGGAGAGGGCATGGATGAGATGGAGTTCACTGAGGCCGAGAGCAACATGAACGACCTGGTTTCCGAGTACCAGCAGTACCAGGATGCCACCGCCGAAGAGGAAGGCGAAATgtatgaagatgatgatgaagagtcCGAAGCccaaaaatga
- the LOC117425626 gene encoding differentially expressed in FDCP 8-like isoform X1, with the protein MEYDERLARFRQGHLNPFNRAEDEPRGDENLLHNEMKPDLFESEPRFHPTDRVMDLGLAEDHFSCPVGSFIASDIEHLKQAIEDCKCLILELPEHSEKQKVTVARLIHLRLKLQELKEPDEDEPNMRVLLEHRFYKEKSKSVKQTCDKCSAIIWGLIQTWYTCTGCSYRCHSRCLNTITKPCVRSKVSHQSEYELNICPESGLDSQDYRCAECRAPVSLRGIPNEARQCDYTGQYYCSNCHWNDMAVIPARVIHNWEFESRKVCRSSMRYLSLMISRPVLKLKEINPLLFNFVEELVEIRKLRQDILLMKPYFITCKEAMEAKLLLQLQERQHFVENDEMYSLLDLIDISSGRLSSSLTEIHTSFAKHIKLDCERCQAKGFVCELCKEGDVLFPFDSHTSMCHDCSAVFHRRRSKLHFWTSSVTFPEIPHKAKQRFQMGRAFL; encoded by the exons ATGGAATATGATGAGAGACTCGCTCGGTTCCGACAAGGCCACCTCAACCCCTTCAACAGGGCAGAGGACGAGCCTCGGGGAGACGAGAACCTGCTGCACAATG AGATGAAGCCGGATTTGTTCGAGTCAGAGCCGCGCTTCCACCCCACTGACCGAGTCATGGACTTGGGTCTGGCAGAAGATCACTTCTCTTGCCCTGTG GGCTCGTTCATCGCCTCGGATATCGAGCATCTGAAGCAGGCCATCGAGGACTGCAAGTGCCTCATCCTGGAGCTGCCGGAGCACTCTGAGAAGCAGAAGGTCACAGTGGCCAGACTGATTCACCTCCGCCTCAAACTGCAGGAACTCAAG GAACCTGATGAAGATGAGCCCAATATGCGAGTCCTGCTGGAGCACCGATTCTACAAGGAGAAGAGTAAAAGTGTCAAGCAGACCTGTGACAAGTGCAGCGCCATCATCTGGGGGCTCATCCAGACCTGGTATACCTGCACAG GTTGTTCCTATCGGTGCCACAGCAGATGTCTGAACACCATCACCAAACCCTGCGTGAGGTCAAAGGTCAGCCACCAGTCGGAGTACGAGCTGAATATCTGCCCCGAAAGCGGACTGGACAGCCAGGATTACAGGTGTGCAGAGTGCCGGGCACCTGTCTCGCTGC GGGGCATCCCGAATGAAGCGAGACAGTGCGACTACACCGGTCAATATTACTGCAGCAACTGCCACTGGAACGACATGGCTGTCATCCCTGCTCGAGTCATTCACAACTGGGAGTTTGAGTCCAGAAAA GTGTGTCGCTCTTCGATGAGGTACCTCAGCTTGATGATATCACGACCTGTCCTGAAGCTCAAAGAGATCAACCCATTGCTCTTTAActttgtggaagagctggtggaAATTCGG AAACTGCGTCAGGACATCCTGCTGATGAAGCCGTACTTTATCACATGTAAAGAAGCCATGGAGGCCAAGCTGCTGCTACAG TTACAGGAGCGCCAGCACTTTGTAGAAAATGATGAAATGTACTCCCTGCTGGACCTAATCGACATCTCCAGTGGACGCCTGAGCTCCTCTTTAACTGAAATTCACACCAGCTTCGCCAAGCACATCAAACTGGACTGCGAG AGATGCCAGGCGAAAGGTTTTGTTTGTGAATTGTGTAAAGAAGGAGATGTCCTCTTCCCCTTTGACAGTCACACCTCTATGTGTCACGACTGCTCTGCTGTTTTCCACAG GAGGAGGTCAAAATTACATTTCTGGACAAGTTCTGTCACTTTTCCAGAAATACCTCACAAAGCCAAACAGCGATTCCAAATGGGGAGGGCTTTTTTATGA
- the LOC117425626 gene encoding differentially expressed in FDCP 8-like isoform X2 has protein sequence MEYDERLARFRQGHLNPFNRAEDEPRGDENLLHNEMKPDLFESEPRFHPTDRVMDLGLAEDHFSCPVGSFIASDIEHLKQAIEDCKCLILELPEHSEKQKVTVARLIHLRLKLQELKEPDEDEPNMRVLLEHRFYKEKSKSVKQTCDKCSAIIWGLIQTWYTCTGCSYRCHSRCLNTITKPCVRSKVSHQSEYELNICPESGLDSQDYRCAECRAPVSLRGIPNEARQCDYTGQYYCSNCHWNDMAVIPARVIHNWEFESRKVCRSSMRYLSLMISRPVLKLKEINPLLFNFVEELVEIRKLRQDILLMKPYFITCKEAMEAKLLLQLQERQHFVENDEMYSLLDLIDISSGRLSSSLTEIHTSFAKHIKLDCERCQAKGFVCELCKEGDVLFPFDSHTSMCHDCSAVFHRDCYYDNSTTCPKCARMSERNQPVVPLVSRE, from the exons ATGGAATATGATGAGAGACTCGCTCGGTTCCGACAAGGCCACCTCAACCCCTTCAACAGGGCAGAGGACGAGCCTCGGGGAGACGAGAACCTGCTGCACAATG AGATGAAGCCGGATTTGTTCGAGTCAGAGCCGCGCTTCCACCCCACTGACCGAGTCATGGACTTGGGTCTGGCAGAAGATCACTTCTCTTGCCCTGTG GGCTCGTTCATCGCCTCGGATATCGAGCATCTGAAGCAGGCCATCGAGGACTGCAAGTGCCTCATCCTGGAGCTGCCGGAGCACTCTGAGAAGCAGAAGGTCACAGTGGCCAGACTGATTCACCTCCGCCTCAAACTGCAGGAACTCAAG GAACCTGATGAAGATGAGCCCAATATGCGAGTCCTGCTGGAGCACCGATTCTACAAGGAGAAGAGTAAAAGTGTCAAGCAGACCTGTGACAAGTGCAGCGCCATCATCTGGGGGCTCATCCAGACCTGGTATACCTGCACAG GTTGTTCCTATCGGTGCCACAGCAGATGTCTGAACACCATCACCAAACCCTGCGTGAGGTCAAAGGTCAGCCACCAGTCGGAGTACGAGCTGAATATCTGCCCCGAAAGCGGACTGGACAGCCAGGATTACAGGTGTGCAGAGTGCCGGGCACCTGTCTCGCTGC GGGGCATCCCGAATGAAGCGAGACAGTGCGACTACACCGGTCAATATTACTGCAGCAACTGCCACTGGAACGACATGGCTGTCATCCCTGCTCGAGTCATTCACAACTGGGAGTTTGAGTCCAGAAAA GTGTGTCGCTCTTCGATGAGGTACCTCAGCTTGATGATATCACGACCTGTCCTGAAGCTCAAAGAGATCAACCCATTGCTCTTTAActttgtggaagagctggtggaAATTCGG AAACTGCGTCAGGACATCCTGCTGATGAAGCCGTACTTTATCACATGTAAAGAAGCCATGGAGGCCAAGCTGCTGCTACAG TTACAGGAGCGCCAGCACTTTGTAGAAAATGATGAAATGTACTCCCTGCTGGACCTAATCGACATCTCCAGTGGACGCCTGAGCTCCTCTTTAACTGAAATTCACACCAGCTTCGCCAAGCACATCAAACTGGACTGCGAG AGATGCCAGGCGAAAGGTTTTGTTTGTGAATTGTGTAAAGAAGGAGATGTCCTCTTCCCCTTTGACAGTCACACCTCTATGTGTCACGACTGCTCTGCTGTTTTCCACAG GGACTGTTACTATGACAATTCCACCACCTGCCCGAAATGTGCAAGGATGTCTGAGCGAAACCAGCCTGTGGTGCCTCTGGTCAGCCGGGAGTGA
- the LOC117425626 gene encoding differentially expressed in FDCP 8-like isoform X3, with translation MLFCEVYAEMKPDLFESEPRFHPTDRVMDLGLAEDHFSCPVGSFIASDIEHLKQAIEDCKCLILELPEHSEKQKVTVARLIHLRLKLQELKEPDEDEPNMRVLLEHRFYKEKSKSVKQTCDKCSAIIWGLIQTWYTCTGCSYRCHSRCLNTITKPCVRSKVSHQSEYELNICPESGLDSQDYRCAECRAPVSLRGIPNEARQCDYTGQYYCSNCHWNDMAVIPARVIHNWEFESRKVCRSSMRYLSLMISRPVLKLKEINPLLFNFVEELVEIRKLRQDILLMKPYFITCKEAMEAKLLLQLQERQHFVENDEMYSLLDLIDISSGRLSSSLTEIHTSFAKHIKLDCERCQAKGFVCELCKEGDVLFPFDSHTSMCHDCSAVFHRRRSKLHFWTSSVTFPEIPHKAKQRFQMGRAFL, from the exons ATGCTGTTCTGCGAGGTTTATGCAG AGATGAAGCCGGATTTGTTCGAGTCAGAGCCGCGCTTCCACCCCACTGACCGAGTCATGGACTTGGGTCTGGCAGAAGATCACTTCTCTTGCCCTGTG GGCTCGTTCATCGCCTCGGATATCGAGCATCTGAAGCAGGCCATCGAGGACTGCAAGTGCCTCATCCTGGAGCTGCCGGAGCACTCTGAGAAGCAGAAGGTCACAGTGGCCAGACTGATTCACCTCCGCCTCAAACTGCAGGAACTCAAG GAACCTGATGAAGATGAGCCCAATATGCGAGTCCTGCTGGAGCACCGATTCTACAAGGAGAAGAGTAAAAGTGTCAAGCAGACCTGTGACAAGTGCAGCGCCATCATCTGGGGGCTCATCCAGACCTGGTATACCTGCACAG GTTGTTCCTATCGGTGCCACAGCAGATGTCTGAACACCATCACCAAACCCTGCGTGAGGTCAAAGGTCAGCCACCAGTCGGAGTACGAGCTGAATATCTGCCCCGAAAGCGGACTGGACAGCCAGGATTACAGGTGTGCAGAGTGCCGGGCACCTGTCTCGCTGC GGGGCATCCCGAATGAAGCGAGACAGTGCGACTACACCGGTCAATATTACTGCAGCAACTGCCACTGGAACGACATGGCTGTCATCCCTGCTCGAGTCATTCACAACTGGGAGTTTGAGTCCAGAAAA GTGTGTCGCTCTTCGATGAGGTACCTCAGCTTGATGATATCACGACCTGTCCTGAAGCTCAAAGAGATCAACCCATTGCTCTTTAActttgtggaagagctggtggaAATTCGG AAACTGCGTCAGGACATCCTGCTGATGAAGCCGTACTTTATCACATGTAAAGAAGCCATGGAGGCCAAGCTGCTGCTACAG TTACAGGAGCGCCAGCACTTTGTAGAAAATGATGAAATGTACTCCCTGCTGGACCTAATCGACATCTCCAGTGGACGCCTGAGCTCCTCTTTAACTGAAATTCACACCAGCTTCGCCAAGCACATCAAACTGGACTGCGAG AGATGCCAGGCGAAAGGTTTTGTTTGTGAATTGTGTAAAGAAGGAGATGTCCTCTTCCCCTTTGACAGTCACACCTCTATGTGTCACGACTGCTCTGCTGTTTTCCACAG GAGGAGGTCAAAATTACATTTCTGGACAAGTTCTGTCACTTTTCCAGAAATACCTCACAAAGCCAAACAGCGATTCCAAATGGGGAGGGCTTTTTTATGA